The Coffea arabica cultivar ET-39 chromosome 8e, Coffea Arabica ET-39 HiFi, whole genome shotgun sequence genome window below encodes:
- the LOC113704856 gene encoding uncharacterized protein encodes MAISINRLESQVNGRLPSQPELNLKNVSAMTLRSGKEIQGPELVTPKDKDEEKIKKKLQAENTSTKNPVILPDPIIDVKTNPPPFPCRLEKPKKQDKEKEIMEVLRKVEINIPLLDAIKQVSKYVKFLRDLCINRKRLRGDERIIVGENVSAVLQRKLPPKCGDSGRFTVPCRIGNTLIRNTLLDLGVSINVMPKSMYASLNLVPLKETEIIIQLADRTNAYPNGLVEDVLVKVNELIFPADFYVLDMDDDHSPDPSHLLLGRPFFSTAQTKIDVNKGTLSMEFDGELVHFNNFDTMEHSVNSHPVFVIHAINPSVQELSEFACRDKFKFTENKYKGMKVLYEVKRSRKLRKKAALKGYLDPGGGPPIFRKIELHPD; translated from the coding sequence ATGGCAATATCAATCAACCGTCTGGAGTCTCAAGTAAATGGAAGATTGCCATCCCAACCTGAACTGAACCTGAAGAACGTAAGTGCAATGACTTTAAGGAGCGGGAAGGAAATTCAGGGGCCCGAACTCGTGACTCCAAAGGATAAGGACGAAGAGAAGATTAAGAAAAAACTTCAGGCAGAGAATACAAGCACCAAAAATCCAGTGATACTCCCTGACCCGATCATAGACGTTAAAACTAATCCCCCTCCATTTCCTTGCAGGTTGGAGAAACCGAAGAAACAGGACAAGGAGAAAGAGATCATGGAGGTGCTTCGCAAGGTAGAGATCAATATCCCCCTGTTAGACGCCATCAAACAAGTGTCGAAGTATGTAAAATTTTTGAGGGACCTATGTATCAACCGAAAGCGGCTGAGGGGAGACGAAAGGATCATTGTTGGGGAGAATGTGTCTGCAGTTCTCCAAAGGAAGCTTCCACCAAAGTGTGGGGATTCAGGTAGGTTTACTGTCCCATGTAGGATAGGTAACACTTTAATTAGGAATACCCTGCTGGACTTAGGAGTATCGATCAACGTAATGCCTAAATCTATGTATGCTTCTCTGAATCTCGTTCCATTAAAAGAAACCGAGATAATAATTCAATTAGCTGACCGAACAAATGCATACCCTAATGGGTTGGTAGAGGATGTGCTGGTTAAAGTTAATGAATTGATATTCCCGGCTGACTTTTATGTACTTGACATGGATGATGATCATTCCCCTGACCCCTCACATTTGCTACTAGGTAGACCCTTTTTTAGCACAGCACAAACAAAAATTGACGTTAATAAAGGTACATTGTccatggaatttgatggagaacTAGTCCACTTTAATAATTTTGATACAATGGAACATTCTGTTAACTCTCACCCTGTGTTTGTTATTCATGCTATTAATCCCTCTGTGCAAGAACTTTCTGAGTTTGCTTGTAGggataaattcaaatttactgAGAACAAGTATAAGGGGATGAAAGTACTGTATGAGGTGAAAAGgagtagaaaattaagaaagaaaGCTGCACTCAAAGGCTATTTGGATCCTGGAGGAGGGCCACCGATTTTCAGGAAAATTGAGTTACACCCAGATTGA